The region GTCTGGCAAGACAGTTGTGGCTGCTGGCAGAAGGCCTCAGctcttttctctgtggatttcttccaagACTTTAAGTGTCCTCATGGCAAGGTAGGTAGCTGGCTTACCCCTAAAGAAAGCAATCCAAGAGGGTGAGAAAGAAGCTGTGATATCTTTTGTGACCTTGTCTTAGAAGTCACTCAGTGCAACTTCAGACTTTAGTAGTATTCTACTGTATTGGTCACAGAAGATCAGCCCTGATACATGATGAAAAATTACTCCATTGGGTGAAGGAGGCAAAGTCAGCTCAAAGAAGGTCAGGGTGTTCATTATGGCTGCAGTGTATGAAGAGGGCTATGTGTGTGCTGAAGTGAGATGGGACCAGATCTTGGTAAGTCTTGAACTCTATGTAGGGAGTTGGaagctgtaatttttttaaaaactctttggGGCCCATCACCCAGCTCTCAAACACATGAAGACTTaattcttaattatgaatgcccggccttaacttggcttattttcagccagcttttctaacttaaagtaccccatttctttatgtttggcctctgggctttttaacctttctttctttattctacatatctttctttctctcttactccatgtagctgggtggctgggtggctggatggcTAGCCCTTGGTGTCCTCCTGTCCTCCTTTTCCTGTTCCtcgctcttctctctcttccccagatttcttgtttattctctctgcctggcagttcTGCctatttctccctccttcctagctattggccattcattgttttcttaatttttattaagtgCTTCAGGCAGGCAAAGCAGCACacttttacagagttaaacaaatgcactctaaaagaatgcaacacatctttgcataattaaacaaatattccacagtataaatgaatgtaacacatcttcaactaatattccacaacaggaagCACTCAGCTATGAGTTAGCCATGGGAAGGGAGATAATATGTTTGAGGAGAAGGACAGCATCATTATAGCCATGCAAAAAGGAGGAGATTAAAGCAGGAGACACTAAGCCCAAAGTTAGTATCTGGTTGAAGAAATGATGGCTATTTAAACTTTTCTCTTTTAGATCACCTGCAGTttccagtcttctctctctctctctctctctctctctctctctctctctttctctctctctgtgaattcttgataaaaaatttaaaatagaatgaataaaattgcttttaaaggGTAAGACACAAATGAGGCAGAGGAGAAGAGGCTAATGACAGTGTCTAAGAACTTGGCTCTGGGAGCCAGAAGGGAGTCAGCAGAGGGGTGCTATTGTTTAACTGTGGACTGTGGCCTGCAAAATTAAAGTTACACTGTTTCCTATTATGAAATAGTAGGATGTGGGACCCCTTTCTACAAAAagtctgaaaataaataattttattaatgtaGTATCAGTGACAGataattctgaaaagaggagtgaagaggaggagaaggatcaACAGGAGCAGGAGCAGCGGCAGCAGGGACTTCCTTCTCGTGTTTGGCTGTCAAAACAAAATGCTGTAAATATAGTTATTTAAAATGGCACAATCTAGTTTTATACTTAAGAGTTCAGAAATTCTGAATATGTCTCAATGGGTGTTGACAGGTGTTTCAAGGTATCAACTCCTTTCTGCAGGCCTTATGGGAGatctcattcctttctctttggaAGCTTCTAGAAGCAGTCACTCTCCTTTGTTCATGGCCTCCTCTTTCATCCATCTGTGGTTCTTTCTCACCACCATCTGTCTGATGTCATCTTCGTCTTCTAAGAACCTTTGTGACTATGTTGGACTGACCCAAATGAACATGGATTTTCCGCATCATAAAACCACGTGActggtgttaggaatatttcctaatgcaagctctctgctgatgcaaaaatcttaatcaagccaaatcacaacaagacAAATTACAGGATATCCATGTTTAATGGGATTTCTGTGCTCTGGTGTGGCCCCAATGGGAACCAAGAAACTGCCAAGGCAACCACCagtggggaaagagggaagaccaCAAAGGGACTTTccagggagcagtttaaatagactgggggaggggtCCTGACCTCCACTGGGGAGTGGTCAAGGTTTGGCAGGCTGCCTTGACCCTCctcaggggaggaagaagggtttgGCGGGCACAGGggcagggcctccaaagatgcAGGCCAGAGACTGGGATTTACAACTGGTAGCTTTATTTACTCTTCAATCTTAATTCTAATTTGCAAAATAATTTAACACATTCATATATTCTGGAGGTGAAGATGTAGATATCTTTAGCGGTCACTGTCCTATCTAATTTCTCCTTGTATGAAGCTTGCGAATGAAgatgaaacttaaaaataaatgcaaattcttaatgaaaaataaaatgattttattgtttCTTAGATATGTTATCATATGTCCATGGACTCTGTGTCTCATCATACTGGATGTGGGACCCTAAAAAGATATTTAGGGATACATGTCCTTAACGGACTCATGGATTGATATATCTCAGGAATTGATCTGTTGTAAAAGTCAGGCTGGTTTTACATCTCTAGTGTGATCACTGCCCCGTTCTCTATGTGATGTGTTGTACAACCTTGGGATTCTGCCAGTGAGAAGGCTTTTGCCCTGGACCagaacaatggaaaaaataaacctttctctaTAATTTATTAGCGACAGAGATGGACTCAAGCAGTTTGGAAGAAGATGTTACTGATGAActttttatgcatgcatgtttatctATTCTTCATGTATTAGCTAAGTTATCATTATCTAAATCCTGGGTTTCTTAAAGTCAAGAAATGTCCTTCACTTTCAAATATCCCGTGATACATAGCACAATGCCTGCCTGGCAAGGCGTCTATTGAGTAAATCATCTTCCCTTACATCTCACATAGATAGAGTCACACATGCTAgtgtttttattgatctatatgTGGACACACATACCACACTTCTTCCAAGTTGTGTCCATGCTAAGTTTGTGCTCTACTGCCCATCTGTATCTCTGGGCCTGGTCCTTCCTGTATTAATTGCTCTATACCTTCTGTGTCTACTGCTCTTGGGGCATAATGGAGAAATGGGTGAACACCCAAGACAAACAATATTATGCTTTGGCGTCTACATTATCCTGGAGGTCCATGTGCTAAAGTTTGGTCTTCAACTTGTGGCACTATTGGAAAGTAACAGGACCTGAGTAGATAAAGCATAGCTGGAGAACGTTAGGTCATTAAAACCTTGCCATTGAAACAGGACCttaccctctctcttcctctcctttgttTCCCTGTTTTATGATGTAGGTGGAGTTCTATGCCATGTTCTCTTAAGCTAGATCAGGGCTTTCACTTTCAGCTCCCTCTCTTGATACCTGCTGACCTTGGGATAATTATTAGCCTCTCTCTAAACCCCagtttctcatctttaaaatggggaTAATGCAATTTGTTTGCTGAGCTTATCAAGGAAATGCAACCTTTTAGCAGAATACCTGACTTGTAAAAAGTACTGAgtgaaagttaattttttaaaaaaaaatctagaccaTAAATGGAGGAAAGATCGGGGAGGGCAGAGGGGTATTGAGGTTTCTCGGTTCAATGGGCTCCCCCAGAGATAGTTCAGTTCATTGTGGTTTGGATCCTGCGTATAGGTGCCCCTAAGGTCCCCTGGGCgtttgaggaaaagaaaaaaagcacccTTTGTCTTCCTTGTCTGTGCCCCATGCCCATGTGCTTTTTCTGTGCTTCTTCCTTTGCTTGCCACCCACTGCTGCCAGGCCAGGAACCACAGCCTCAGCTGGGACTGGGAGCTGGCACGTTGAGGGGTGAGTGCCAGGTAACTGCAGCAGGCTCAGAGGGAGATCCTCAGTTTAGCCTTCTAATCCCTTACGGAGCCCTCAGGAGCCCTAGACTCCCTGGGCCTGTTGATTAAATTAGGGGTGCTGAGCCAGAGTTTTGCAGGACTAATTACTCCCaggtttaaataaaatcattgacTATTTGGCTCTTGCCACAGTTTGGTGCAGAGACCCAAAGTCTGGCTGGAGCTTCTCTGTCCCTGAAGAGGCACAGAATCGGTGAAGTGTCAGGAAAGGTGGCCTCTGGAAAGTTGCAAAGAGCTGTTAACACCCCGTGTTGATGAGGATGCAGAAAACCTGATAGTTTGTATCCTTTAGATGATCCACTAGCATCTTTTCATAGTAAAAGCACACAGACATTTCTGTCCAGCAAGCCAATCTGAGAAGTGGGGGTGGAAGGGGATCTAAgctattgaagaaataaaaaatctagTGCCGAATATTGTTTGAACAGGAATATTTGTGACGGTAACATTTGTAGAGAATCataaatgaaacagaagaaaacaaaacatcatatgtgcatcagtataggttaaacaaagaaacaagcagtaAACTAGGGTACCCTTCTGTGGAACAGTATGCAACTGGTTAGAAGAAGGATCTATGTGTGTAGATGTTCATCTACAGATCTGGGTGACGTGAAATACACATCCCACGGAAAAAGTCTAACCCACCCTCATGATGGGTATATGAGAACACAGGTTTATAGGCATACTGTGAAGGACACACACCCTGTAAGCACTGTGAGGGGACAAAAGGTTAAATGTCTCCCTTAGGCCCCCTTGAATCCCTTTATGGGTTACAAGGataattttgtttacatttttactgTTGGAAGAAGCATTTTCTATACCTGGCAGGAGTGACTCAGCTGGTCACTCGGTTTGGGACAGTAAGGGTCTGGgcagagccaggtatggtggagtGGCCTCGGAAGAGTCACCCATAGGTTGGCAACTTCATTTTAAGGAGCTTGTCCAAGGTATCCTCCGAGAAGGTCACAGAGGGGCACAGAGCTTGAGTAAACCTATAGGTAGAGGACTTAAAACTGTAGATGACTGAGGGAAAAACTCCAGCATTTTAAAAGGCTGAATGAGGTTGTCCCTGGAGGTTACTTTGAAGAATACCCCAACAGATAAAGCCTAAACCAAATAGGAAGAAGCTAAATGAAGaactagccatgtgggcaggTTGTGGGAAGGTGCAGTCCTGTGGCAGAGTGTGGATGTGCCCAGCGGGTGTTCAGACGACTGAGAAGCAGCCTAAGGGTCATAACTGAGAGTAGCACTCTGGGGATGCTGAAGTTCAAGTCCCTGGAAACAAAGCTAAAGATTATTTCCTTCTAGGGTACAAATCTGATTGGAACACCTCTCTCCCCCCACAGCTGAAGGACGAAAAACTTTCTCTCTGTGGGGAAGGGTACTGAGAGactgaagacacacatacacacacacacatacacacacacacacacacacacacacacacacacacaccatacctcCTTGTTCAGGCTGTTTGCTTTGGAAAGTGGGACCAGATCCGGATCCATAGGGCATTACAAATTGCCTGACACCATGACCTAGGAACAGGGAAGGAGCAAATTGAGGGCCTTTTATTCAGCCCCCGAAGCTGAGTAACTCATCACTCTTTTCCTTTTAGTCTGTGGTTACCACTTTGTTCCATGCCAGAGACAAGGGATGAGGGAGAGTCGGACGTGGATGGTGAATTCCCCGTGGTAGGTGTTAGGGAACAAGAGGAAGTGAGCACCTCAGTCTTTCCCTTGAGGGCCCACCGGCTACAGTGTTCCAGAAACTCAATTCGTCGGGAGGGCATCACCAGAGTGGGAAACCTGGCATATGGCGAAATAGGTGTGAAGGGTCGAAGGGGATCTTGGAAGACCTTCCCAGAAGCCTCTGTAGAGATTTAAGGGGCCATGGGGaaagggaaaatgggaaacgCTTTGCTTACTTTCCAGGAGACCAGATTCCAAGATTGCAGGTTCAGGCTGTTGGTACTGGAGAGGGGCACTTCAGAGCAAAGATGCAGCGGGCACCTGCACCATAGTCATCCGTAGTGAAAAATCTTTTTAATCACAGTGAAGGAAAAGCTCTCTGGATTCTCAGGAAGAAAGTATGTGTGGTCTCTTGTAACATTCGCTTCCCCGAGAGTCCTAAGTGAAAGCGAAGGTTTTCACCTGGGACTCCTTTTCTCCGGTGCAGGCTTTATTTCTCTTGCGTCTAATTCTTCCCATCATGCTCTTTCCTTATTTCACAAACCCTCCCTCCTCTCCGTTaccctcactttttttttatctgcCTTCCCCACCTTTCCAGAAGTTTCCACAGGGTGTCTTTCTCCGGCCTATCTCCTTCTCATTTGTTCTTCCTCCCACCAAGCCCTCAAATTCCTGACTGAGGCTGGAGCTCCAGAAAAGGCCTTTCTCACATTTTCACACCGAGTTGATGCTCTGAGAACTAGCTTGTTTTGAATCTACTTTGCCAAGGATGGATTCAAGTGCTGGAAAAGACCGGCCAGTGGTGGATCGAGTGGAGAGCCTATGAGGATGCTCGCAGGTCAAGCCTAGGGGAGGTCGGTGTGCTGAACTTGGTGCCCACTCGGTCCACTTCACCACAGCGTTAGGAGAGACCCACCCTAGATAGATACACCACCTCCCAGAACTGGCAACCGGGACCTCTGCCTTGCTGCTTAAAAACGGTGACACCAGCAAACGTGATTAAACAGCACTTGATAGTTGGAGACGCGCGGTAATAATCCAAGCaatcacaaacaaaagaaacGTTCCGTGAGAAGACAGATCCGGAAATCTGAGTTTCTCGAAGACTCGCCTTACGTTCCTAGAGATCTCTCCTAAAGCACATGAGCGTGGTGGTCCCCTGACCGAGTAAGGTAGCTTTAAACAGTAAGCCGGTGTTTCCCGTCTCCCGGGACACCGCTTGGAGTAGGTGCGCCAGAGGGATTAGTGTTGGGGAGCCCTCCTTCTAGAGCAGTTCCACCTGGGGAGCAGTGGGAACCTCACTCAGAGAAAGGGGTTCCTGGAAAGGAACTCTCTTGGGAGAACAAATCAGCCTGCCCCAGGTCGCCCCCATCCCTTTTGTCTCCTCCCATAGCCTCGCCTAGACAGGTCTTCTAGGAGGTGGATCTAGTGGGAAGCTCGCcgcgggtgggggaggggacgaCGGCTGCGGTCCGCCAGTCTGCTTTTCCCTCAAAagcccgcagagaacaggaagcgGGGTTCATTTCCACACGCTAGGAGCTCAGTGGTGGGCATTGGATCGTCCCcgattcacaaagaaaaaagaatcgtGGTCAGCAAGTCATCTTGACAAAAAGACAGAAACGCAGGAgaccctcttttttctctttgtaccCTTACCCCATTAAACGGATTGGTATTTGCGACGGGCTtagatgttttcatttaaattctaGCGGTTGTGCTTAGGTTGGTCATCTGTATACTTTTTGAAAATACCATCGGAATGAAATTATGAAGAAATTCCAACTGTTTTCTAAAACAATGAGCGATCCGGCGCGGGCGAGCAAGCACCCCAGCCCAGGCAGCGGGATCTCCTTTGGTTTGGGCTGAGATCCAGGtcgaggtggggaggaggggttgggggtgggaagCGTGTGGAACTGTTCCCCAGAGTGGCCCCGCGAGGCGCGTGCGTGAACCAGAGCCCATAATGTATGCTGCCATTAAGAATCCATGCAGCTTCCAGCGCTCGGGGCGCAAGGACGCATGTGTTGCTGGAATTCAATCCGTGGGGGGAATGCAGATTGGGCTGCGACCCACTGGGTTTGATTTATGAACTGTTACACTAGCGATTGTTTACACATTGCATTTCAGAGGTTTGGCACACTCTCCCCGCTGCAGGCGGCGGACTGTGGGTGTGGGAGCCTGCTTCTGCACCGGGATCAGGCTTCATCCTTCCCTCGCCCCTCCACGTACCCTAGGGAGTACCCACGAACTCCCTCCCATCCCTACCTACAGTGAAAGCAGATTTTGATTTCAATGAACCCAATAGCTTATGTGTAGTTCTCCTTCCCCAGTCTACACCACGCATGCAGACCCTGAACCCGGGTCTCCACTGCGGCTGTTTACTAATCTCTAAAGCCATGAGGAACCTATAAATAGGAGGGATGGAAGAAGATCGACGGGCAGATCAATAGGGCCCCGTCTCCTCACCATTTCAGCTGAGCtgtcttattaattatgaaaggatTCGCCTGATCCCCGCCTGGGAACGCAGCCTCCTTGCCCCTCTGCAGAGCCCTTAATGGCGGTTCCATTGGAGGCTGCCTCTCTAGCCACCGCAGAGGAAGAGGCGTGTGGCGGTTAGGGCCTGGCCCATGGGTTACAGCTCAGGCCCACCTGGGACCTGGGCGGCGGGCTGACCGCGGGCATTGTATCTGCCTGTGAAAGCCTACAGCGCACACATAGGAAAGGCCTCTAATTTAaaacgactttttttttttcttttggcgtttttttccccttccaaaCATAAGCCTAAACTGGAAGACACAGTCAAGTGTCCTGTTGAGGTCCCCGTGAAGACAGCAGGCCATCCGATCCCTTTGGTGAACAGGTGAATTTATCACCTAGCACCTATGTGTTTCTCTAGGTATTCTGGAAACTCGGCCGAGGAAAAATAAAACGACGCCCCCATTTCAAacaataacttttattttatacttctcTATACTTTGTAGCAAATTTTTGCtgaatttaatttataataaactttttaaattacatctctctctttttttaaaatcaaggctCTTTTATGTCAAAATCTTTTTTAACTatgttttagatttaacattgaTTACCCCCTTGTGATCTATACCGTTGGATATTCAGGTATTACTGTATGTGTAACAGCTAAaacaagagagaggagggaacaCAAAGGCGGTGGACCTGAAAGATGCATCGACAGTAGGTGAAGCCAGCCCCTCAGTGACTAGAGCAGTTCCTTTGACCACCTTTCCCACTACACCCCGCCTGCTTTCAGCTCTCTCTTAGCCTTAAGATGCAAAAAGCCCACACTgtgtgtttttgcttttcctgGAGGAGAAATGTGCAGTGGAAATGATCAAAACAAGGTACTGTGGAAGAAAGACGTGAGTGTGAGTGTTCGCCAGATGCTTCCCACGTGGACACTGCTCTTCTTGCTATTCATTCCCCCTGGCCTTCTCCTCTCCTCGCTTCCCTATTAGGAGGAGCCCATCATTCTTCATGTTATCAACATGATTAATATAGTAGGTGGCCCAGGGCCATTCCTGAGATTCTtttgccaaaaaataaaaaataaaatttaaaaatgggggtGAGTTTGccgttttcttttttgtgtgtgactaAAGCTGAGGTCCGGTTTTGGCTGTGCTTGCTCGCTCACTGATCGGTAACATTtggcaaataaaaatacaaggaaTCAAAcgaaataaaaaaagagaaacagaatttcCCACAATCCCATATGAGTGTTTTCAACATCACAGAGAATCACAACGTCCTCAGAGAACGAATGGCTCTTCCTCTCGATTTCCGGGAGCATGGAGTGAGTGTGGGTGGGTGCGccgggggtaggggtggggggaaCCTGGTCCCGCGCTCAGAAGGAAAACCAGGTCGCTAAAGCTGCCGAGAGAGACACCAGGAGCACGGAAAGCGTCGGGAGCAGGGACCCCGCCGCCCCGTTGCCGCTGCCGCAGAGTTCGAATAAGCTGCCTTGGATGTTGAGGTTTTTCGATTCTTTTCTCAGTTTATCCCACATATCTTTCGCCCCTTCCTGGCAATCCGTAAGAGCTGTGACCGTGCAGCTGTGGAAATCCTCCCAGTATCTGGAGAGGAACGGAACaaaagcagaagaagcaggatcATTTTGAGCGCTGGAGGACCCCAGATCTGCGCCCCGGGTGACTGCGCCCTTGCCAACCTCCCAGGGAGCCTCTTTCACCCACTCCTTCCCCCGTTCCCCTTTCCTGGACCTATTTCTCACAAGGTAGCAAACCCCCAGATCTTTGTCTCGTTCCAGAAACCAGGTCCAAGAGTGTGGGCCTTCCCTTTCCCAGTCTGATTTCCCTAGTCCGGTGCCAAGAGGGGACCTGACAGCCAGGAGCCGGGTCGCACCCGCTGCGTGGCGCTGGCACCACGGCCTGTGCAGATTGCTCACCCTCCTCCGGGAAAGCTAAGAAAACAGCACTAAGCCTAGCAAGCTGCGGCCCATTAAGGCCTCTTAGCTCTCAAGATGGGTGGCTTGCTCTGAGCCAGGCCCTCCCCTCCAGGCTCCTcacactctcctccctcctcgCCCCTTCTGTTTCCACCTCTCCTAGCCGTTGTCCCCTcgccttctccctccttccctcgctTCACCCAGCCCCCACACCTTccttttgtttccagtttctcctcatttcccctttctttcttttttccttccctctgttttcccctcttcttttctgCTCTCCCCGCTCGCTTCGGTCCCCCGAGGTCATCCGGCCTTTCAACAGTCCAGGAGCTCCAGAGGCGTCTGGGGAACCCACCAGCTCTCTTCTCCATTCCCGGTCGGTGAGTGGTCCAGCTCTTACAAACCCCTGTGCTCTTGGTCTGCGAGCTGGGTGCTTCCTCTAACCTCCTCCCTAGCCTTTTTCATAGGGTTGGATACCAggagttcccccccccccccccaggctgtAGCACCCACTTCCCTAGAACGGGCACGATGGACACCTAGGCTAGGCTGTTCCCTCCCTGACCCGGCTCCGGCTCCTCCACCCCGGGTCGGTTCCCAAATCAACTCAGAAGGAACTcaagctcccccctcccccccctccgcTCAGTTTCAGCCCTGCCCCCACAACCTTCATCCAACCTGTCTCTCGTTTTTTGATTATCCCCCTTTCTTCTAGAAACCCAAAATAGATCC is a window of Chionomys nivalis chromosome 13, mChiNiv1.1, whole genome shotgun sequence DNA encoding:
- the Nrn1 gene encoding neuritin, whose product is MGLKLNGRYISLILAVQIAYLVQAVRAAGKCDAVFKGFSDCLLKLGDSMANYPQGLDDKTNIKTVCTYWEDFHSCTVTALTDCQEGAKDMWDKLRKESKNLNIQGSLFELCGSGNGAAGSLLPTLSVLLVSLSAALATWFSF